Proteins from a genomic interval of Zingiber officinale cultivar Zhangliang chromosome 1B, Zo_v1.1, whole genome shotgun sequence:
- the LOC121984964 gene encoding 60S ribosomal protein L27-3-like: MVKFLKSNKAVIILHDFFVMRKAMIIRAFDGDTRERPYGHCLVADNAKYPKKFIHKDFAKKKAKKSRVKPFLKLVNYNHIMPTHYTLNVDLKDIVTLDVLQTRDKKVAASKEVKAHFEERFKTGKNKWFFTKLRF, from the coding sequence ATGGTGAAATTTCTGAAGTCTAATAAGGCCGTCATCATCTTGCATGACTTCTTCGTCATGCGGAAGGCCATGATCATTCGAGCCTTCGATGGCGACACTCGGGAGCGGCCCTATGGCCACTGCCTGGTGGCCGACAACGCCAAGTACCCCAAAAAGTTCATCCACAAGGACTTTGCGAAGAAGAAAGCCAAGAAGTCGCGGGTGAAGCCGTTCCTGAAGCTGGTGAACTACAACCACATCATGCCCACCCACTACACCCTCAACGTGGATCTGAAGGACATTGTCACCCTCGACGTACTCCAGACTCGGGACAAGAAGGTCGCTGCTTCCAAGGAGGTGAAGGCCCACTTCGAGGAGCGATTCAAGACCGGAAAGAACAAATGGTTCTTCACCAAGCTTAGGTTTTAA